Proteins from one Setaria italica strain Yugu1 chromosome V, Setaria_italica_v2.0, whole genome shotgun sequence genomic window:
- the LOC101786344 gene encoding probable transcription factor GLK2 isoform X2 has translation MADGGGNNGNGAASTETGTTTVVESHPPQQAVTPKKPKKRKKSESSDEQSSGATVPGGCTAPDGDGGRDPKQEANKKDRLVWSPKLHGKFVRACNELGVKDAVPMKILRRMKINGITRAQVASHLQKYRGSLSKRKDEETSGNRGDATTVMVVHHTPLDAASPSPPATATAPPPAIPPSVPPSPQSPLETPDTMCQPPNGHSSDHAVAAANLHHQQLQLLLLPPVQHQHCFPPPPLLHQVGAVTITEEKTPSMMQQQAAVAPASQHGPTLVGVEQAAGAPVPASAAENGPPVSMLRAFPKANMMRLEEPETRMAQALVVAKDEKGQRRAAEPEAAGAASLSPPGSIIERYWGSGDRPSWDLFGLRPRLASCRRGFPR, from the exons AtggcggatggcggcggcaaCAACGGCAATGGCGCCGCTTCCACGGAGACCGGGACGACGACGGTGGTCGAATCCCATCCCCCGCAGCAGGCCGTGACGCCGAAGAAGCCCAAGAAGCGGAAGAAATCCGAGTCATCAGATGAGCAGTCGAGCGGCGCCACCGTGCCCGGCGGCTGCACTGCACCCGACGGTGACGGCGGCAGAGATCCGAAGCAAGAGGCCAACAAGAAGGATAGGCTCGTGTGGAGTCCTAAGCTGCACGGCAAGTTCGTGAGAGCATGCAACGAACTTGGGGTAAAAG ATGCCGTGCCGATGAAAATACTGCGGCGGATGAAGATCAATGGAATAACTAGAGCGCAAGTTGCCAGCCACCTACAG AAATATCGGGGGAGTCTGTCAAAACGGAAGGATGAAGAAACCAGTGGTAACAGAGGTGATGCTACCACCGTGATGGTTGTGCACCACACACCCCTTGATGCCGCTTCGCCCtctccgccggcgacggcgactgcTCCTCCGCCAGCAATTCCGCCCTCCGTGCCGCCTTCTCCGCAATCACCCTTGGAAACTCCCGACACGATGTGCCAACCGCCGAATGGCCACAGCAGCGACCACGCCGTTGCTGCAGCAAACTTGCATCACCAGCAACTGCAACTTCTCTTATTACCGCCGGTGCAGCACCAGCATTgctttccgccgccgccactactCCACCAGGTCGGCGCGGTGACTATCACGGAGGAAAAGACTCCGAGTATGATGCAGCAAcaggccgccgtcgcccccgcTTCACAGCACGGTCCAACGCTCGTGGGCGTCGAGCAGGCGGCAGGCGCTCCGGTGCCGGCGAGCGCCGCGGAGAACGGCCCTCCGGTGAGCATGCTCCGAG CATTTCCTAAGGCCAACATGATGAGACTTGAAGAGCCGGAGACACGAATGGCGCAGGCGCTAGTGGTCGCCAAAGATGAAAAGGGGCAACGGCGAGCTGCAGAACCAGAAGCAGCTGGTGCTGCCTCCTTGAGCCCGCCTGGCAGCATCATTGAACGATACTGGGGG AGTGGCGATCGACCTTCATGGGATTTATTCGGATTACGACCGAGATTAGCATCGTGCCGACGGGGATTTCCACGCTAA
- the LOC101785935 gene encoding putative methyltransferase DDB_G0268948, with product MANLFLKQAKQYVATRPSYPPELFDFIASKTPRRDLAWDVGTGNGQAAASLAKLYKAVVGTDTSAQQLAFAAPLPNVRYVHTAPDLPLDGIHAAVAGPGTADLITVAQAFHWLDLPRFYAQARSVLRPEQGVLAAWCYTEPRVSAAVDAVFWRLYRGSQPYWAPNRRMVDDEYRGADFPFDPVDGEAHTGPFEFSTERAMDLDGYLTYITSWSAYQTAKEKGVELLDEATVQEFAAAWGGDGKEVKAVTYPIFLRIGKVRAE from the exons ATGGCGAACCTGTTCCTGAAGCAGGCGAAGCAGTACGTGGCGACGCGGCCGTCCTACCCGCCGGAGCTCTTCGACTTCATCGCCTCCAAGACGCCCCGCCGCGACCTCGCCTGGGACGTCGGCACCGGCAACGGACAGGCCGCAGCATCG CTCGCGAAGCTGTACAAGGCCGTGGTGGGCACGGACACGAGCGCGCAGCAGCTCGCTTTCGCGGCGCCCCTCCCCAACGTGCGCTACGTCCACACCGCGCCGGACCTGCCGCTCGACGGgatccacgccgccgtcgcggggCCGGGCACCGCCGACCTCATCACCGTCGCGCAGGCCTTCCACTGGCTCGACCTCCCGCGCTTCTACGCGCAGGCCCGCTCCGTGCTGCGCCCGGAGCAGGGCGTCCTCGCCGCCTGGTGCTACACGGAGCCACGCGtcagcgccgccgtcgacgccgtgTTCTGGCGCCTCTACCGCGGCTCGCAGCCGTACTGGGCGCCCAACCGCCGGATGGTCGACGACGAGTACCGCGGCGCCGACTTCCCCTTCGACCCCGTCGACGGCGAGGCCCACACGGGGCCCTTCGAGTTCTCCACGGAGCGGGCCATGGACCTGGATGGCTACCTCACCTACATCACGTCCTGGTCGGCGTACCAGACGGCCAAGGAGAAGGGCGTCGAGCTGCTCGACGAGGCGACGGTGCAGGAGTtcgcggcggcgtggggcggcGATGGGAAGGAGGTGAAGGCGGTGACGTACCCAATCTTCCTCAGGATTGGCAAGGTGAGGGCCGAATGA
- the LOC101786344 gene encoding uncharacterized protein LOC101786344 isoform X1, with translation MADGGGNNGNGAASTETGTTTVVESHPPQQAVTPKKPKKRKKSESSDEQSSGATVPGGCTAPDGDGGRDPKQEANKKDRLVWSPKLHGKFVRACNELGVKDAVPMKILRRMKINGITRAQVASHLQKYRGSLSKRKDEETSGNRGDATTVMVVHHTPLDAASPSPPATATAPPPAIPPSVPPSPQSPLETPDTMCQPPNGHSSDHAVAAANLHHQQLQLLLLPPVQHQHCFPPPPLLHQVGAVTITEEKTPSMMQQQAAVAPASQHGPTLVGVEQAAGAPVPASAAENGPPVSMLRGTCLIDRSHILLFSSTTLYLHQHKHFCDLCSHYLVLQAFPKANMMRLEEPETRMAQALVVAKDEKGQRRAAEPEAAGAASLSPPGSIIERYWGSGDRPSWDLFGLRPRLASCRRGFPR, from the exons AtggcggatggcggcggcaaCAACGGCAATGGCGCCGCTTCCACGGAGACCGGGACGACGACGGTGGTCGAATCCCATCCCCCGCAGCAGGCCGTGACGCCGAAGAAGCCCAAGAAGCGGAAGAAATCCGAGTCATCAGATGAGCAGTCGAGCGGCGCCACCGTGCCCGGCGGCTGCACTGCACCCGACGGTGACGGCGGCAGAGATCCGAAGCAAGAGGCCAACAAGAAGGATAGGCTCGTGTGGAGTCCTAAGCTGCACGGCAAGTTCGTGAGAGCATGCAACGAACTTGGGGTAAAAG ATGCCGTGCCGATGAAAATACTGCGGCGGATGAAGATCAATGGAATAACTAGAGCGCAAGTTGCCAGCCACCTACAG AAATATCGGGGGAGTCTGTCAAAACGGAAGGATGAAGAAACCAGTGGTAACAGAGGTGATGCTACCACCGTGATGGTTGTGCACCACACACCCCTTGATGCCGCTTCGCCCtctccgccggcgacggcgactgcTCCTCCGCCAGCAATTCCGCCCTCCGTGCCGCCTTCTCCGCAATCACCCTTGGAAACTCCCGACACGATGTGCCAACCGCCGAATGGCCACAGCAGCGACCACGCCGTTGCTGCAGCAAACTTGCATCACCAGCAACTGCAACTTCTCTTATTACCGCCGGTGCAGCACCAGCATTgctttccgccgccgccactactCCACCAGGTCGGCGCGGTGACTATCACGGAGGAAAAGACTCCGAGTATGATGCAGCAAcaggccgccgtcgcccccgcTTCACAGCACGGTCCAACGCTCGTGGGCGTCGAGCAGGCGGCAGGCGCTCCGGTGCCGGCGAGCGCCGCGGAGAACGGCCCTCCGGTGAGCATGCTCCGAGGTACGTGCCTGATTGATCGTTCGCATATTCTGTTATTTTCCAGCACCACATTATATCTGCACCAGCACAAGCACTTCTGTGATCTGTGCTCCCATTATCTCGTCCTACAAGCATTTCCTAAGGCCAACATGATGAGACTTGAAGAGCCGGAGACACGAATGGCGCAGGCGCTAGTGGTCGCCAAAGATGAAAAGGGGCAACGGCGAGCTGCAGAACCAGAAGCAGCTGGTGCTGCCTCCTTGAGCCCGCCTGGCAGCATCATTGAACGATACTGGGGG AGTGGCGATCGACCTTCATGGGATTTATTCGGATTACGACCGAGATTAGCATCGTGCCGACGGGGATTTCCACGCTAA